The Anaeromyxobacter diazotrophicus genome contains the following window.
CGCTCGCGGCCGCCACCATCCTCGAGGCGATCGCGCTCACGGCCTGGGGCCCGGGGCAGTTCCGCTTCCCCTTCGGCGCGGTGCCCGACCGCCGGCTCCAGCTCGGCGGCGCGGTCGTCTCCGAGGTCCAGGCGGTCATCATCGGGATCTCGGTGGCGATGATGCTGGCCCTCACCTGGCTCCTGCGCCGGTCGCGCCTGGGGCGCGAGATCCGGGCCGTGGCGGAGAGCCCGCTGGCGGCGCGCATCCTGGGGGTCGACGTCGACCGCGTCATCGCCGCCTCGTTCGCGATCTCCTCCGCCCTGGGCGGCGCCGCGGGCGTGCTCTTCGGCCTGGCCTTCAACGACGTCTCGGCCGACATGGGCCGGAGCGTCGAGCTCAAGGGGCTGGCGGTCATCATCCTGGGCGGGATGGGGAGCATGCCGGGCGCGGTGCTGGCCGGTTACGGGCTCGGCGTCATCGAGGTGTTCACGGTGGCGAAGCTCGGCTCCTCGTGGCGGGACGGCGTCTCGTTCGCCGTGCTGTTCCTCGTGCTGCTCCTCCGCCCCCGCGGGCTGCTCGGCCAGGCCGCGACGCGGCTCGCCTGAAGGGACCGGCTTGGACCAGCTCGCCGAGCTCTGGCTCACCTACCAGTCCGCGGTCGCCTTCATCGGCGTGAACGCGCTCCTCGCGCTGTCCGTGTACGCGACGCTCTCCTGCGGCCAGCTCTCCCTCGCCAACGCCGGCTTCATGGCGCTCGGGGGCTACGCCGGGGCGCTCCTCACCCTGAACACC
Protein-coding sequences here:
- a CDS encoding branched-chain amino acid ABC transporter permease; this translates as MQQVVNGLFLGSIYALFALGYTLVFGVLDILNLAHQAVFMLCAFTALALVGTLHLHTLLALPLAVGAAAVVGVVLERVAFRPLRGRADSNISGLISSLAAATILEAIALTAWGPGQFRFPFGAVPDRRLQLGGAVVSEVQAVIIGISVAMMLALTWLLRRSRLGREIRAVAESPLAARILGVDVDRVIAASFAISSALGGAAGVLFGLAFNDVSADMGRSVELKGLAVIILGGMGSMPGAVLAGYGLGVIEVFTVAKLGSSWRDGVSFAVLFLVLLLRPRGLLGQAATRLA